One region of Dokdonia sp. 4H-3-7-5 genomic DNA includes:
- a CDS encoding pentapeptide repeat-containing protein, with product MERGNVITGQINLLTSVSDSNTFDDSHFECIVNVPFKNDTRDAELLTDVSGGSLPALKGYNMTFNDCTFDENLYVSSDHNKNCVVTFVDCIFKKDVWGEDSVMDGKVRFRNCQFKGDVNFRNTTFNNLADFWSCTFYKPTTFYKTDFRDIVVFSAVNFKENVLFTYTLIEKLMILRGTDPEKGFDLSLAIIAGELSVFDFQFDDYSAYGKIYKDLSAELKQHPKNYSYQKAYETVYENAVSNEHLIPLENKRETYRILKSQLESQKNYIDAVPFRVMENKTLLKESVKKLANGHTFWRPISNIIVLVLNALSNWFGSSYLLGLVFTASIASIFFNLALSHIGDFVFTWNYENWQWRYFVQFINPTHRTDYMKLVDENPRQWFFIWDFIGRIFIGYGIYQTIQAFRKYK from the coding sequence ATGGAGAGAGGAAATGTTATTACAGGTCAAATAAATTTACTAACTAGTGTTAGCGATAGTAATACATTTGATGATTCTCATTTTGAATGTATTGTGAATGTTCCGTTTAAAAATGATACGAGAGATGCTGAACTTTTAACTGATGTTTCTGGTGGAAGTTTGCCTGCTTTAAAGGGATACAATATGACATTCAATGATTGTACGTTTGATGAGAACCTATATGTATCGAGTGATCATAATAAAAATTGCGTTGTAACTTTTGTTGATTGTATTTTTAAGAAAGATGTGTGGGGAGAAGATTCAGTAATGGATGGTAAAGTACGCTTTCGCAATTGTCAATTTAAAGGTGACGTTAACTTTAGAAATACCACATTTAATAACTTGGCAGATTTTTGGAGCTGTACATTCTATAAACCTACTACATTTTACAAGACGGATTTTAGAGATATCGTTGTCTTCTCTGCTGTTAATTTTAAAGAAAATGTATTATTTACATATACTTTAATTGAAAAATTAATGATTTTACGAGGCACAGATCCCGAAAAAGGTTTTGATTTATCTCTTGCAATTATCGCTGGAGAATTAAGCGTTTTTGATTTTCAGTTTGATGATTATTCTGCGTATGGAAAAATCTATAAGGATCTTTCTGCTGAGTTAAAACAGCATCCTAAAAATTACAGTTATCAAAAAGCCTATGAAACAGTTTATGAGAATGCGGTTTCAAATGAACATCTAATACCTTTAGAGAACAAAAGAGAAACATATAGAATCTTAAAGAGTCAACTTGAATCTCAAAAAAATTATATTGATGCAGTCCCTTTTAGAGTAATGGAGAATAAAACTTTATTAAAGGAATCAGTAAAAAAGCTTGCTAATGGGCATACATTCTGGAGACCAATTTCTAACATAATTGTACTTGTCTTAAATGCTTTATCTAATTGGTTTGGATCATCATATCTTCTTGGCTTAGTCTTTACCGCATCCATCGCTAGTATCTTTTTTAATTTGGCGTTGTCTCACATAGGCGATTTTGTTTTTACTTGGAATTATGAAAATTGGCAATGGCGATACTTTGTGCAGTTCATCAATCCAACACATAGAACAGACTACATGAAACTAGTGGATGAAAACCCAAGACAATGGTTTTTTATCTGGGATTTTATAGGCCGTATTTTTATAGGTTATGGTATTTACCAAACGATACAAGCATTTAGAAAATATAAGTAA
- a CDS encoding nucleotidyl transferase AbiEii/AbiGii toxin family protein, producing the protein MISQEKNREAIEQVAIGLEELKETAVFVGGAVVSLYADNHAINEIRVTEDIDVTIKVKNYSDWIKIEEQLRNQKFYPDLVSTSIVRKIFKGVPVDIIPDGIDNPVNGNNKWYAYGFKDIHKAKVNTQEIQIFSPSIFIATKFEAFNSRGTDYRTSHDIEDILYVLLNNSDIVSEIKNTHKDVRLFIREQLSLLLVQRSSDEILSANIDRQILTESLDLLKVTINQIIDS; encoded by the coding sequence ATGATAAGTCAGGAAAAAAATAGAGAAGCAATTGAGCAAGTAGCTATTGGACTTGAGGAACTCAAGGAGACAGCGGTGTTTGTAGGCGGTGCAGTGGTGAGTTTATACGCAGATAATCACGCAATTAATGAAATAAGAGTAACTGAAGATATAGATGTTACTATTAAAGTTAAGAATTATAGTGATTGGATAAAAATAGAAGAGCAATTACGGAATCAAAAATTTTATCCAGACCTAGTAAGCACCTCTATTGTGCGTAAAATATTTAAAGGAGTACCTGTAGATATAATTCCAGATGGTATTGATAACCCTGTAAATGGTAATAACAAATGGTATGCATATGGCTTTAAGGACATCCACAAAGCAAAAGTCAACACGCAAGAGATTCAAATTTTTAGTCCATCGATATTTATAGCTACTAAGTTTGAAGCATTTAATAGCAGAGGTACAGATTACCGCACCAGTCACGATATTGAAGATATACTTTACGTATTATTAAATAATAGCGACATTGTTTCTGAAATAAAAAACACCCATAAAGACGTTCGTCTATTTATAAGAGAGCAATTATCACTACTGCTTGTACAGCGCAGTAGTGATGAAATTTTGTCGGCAAATATTGATCGTCAAATTCTTACTGAAAGTTTAGACCTATTAAAAGTAACTATCAATCAAATAATTGATAGCTAA
- a CDS encoding BLUF domain-containing protein → MKSVYTICYFSKAAEDLSEEEIHEIFDHTNKRNNERGVRGILLHSFGNFFQVLEGDEAYLTNLYNTKIKPDTRHSNVFEVINKESPKSLFEEYNSRFQTIENREQLDEVKAYLKLHSIQSTTSDKLSRLLRSFVILD, encoded by the coding sequence ATGAAATCTGTGTACACCATCTGTTATTTTAGTAAAGCCGCTGAGGATCTATCTGAAGAAGAAATTCACGAGATTTTTGATCATACTAATAAACGTAATAATGAGCGTGGTGTGCGCGGCATACTTTTACACTCTTTTGGTAATTTCTTTCAAGTACTAGAAGGTGACGAAGCGTATCTTACTAACTTGTACAATACTAAAATCAAACCTGATACACGTCACAGCAACGTGTTTGAAGTCATTAATAAAGAAAGTCCTAAATCACTTTTTGAAGAATATAACTCGCGTTTTCAAACTATTGAAAATAGAGAGCAACTAGATGAGGTTAAAGCCTACCTAAAGCTTCATTCCATACAATCTACTACCTCAGATAAGCTATCTAGACTTTTACGATCTTTTGTAATTCTAGACTAA
- the ychF gene encoding redox-regulated ATPase YchF has translation MKAGIVGLPNVGKSTLFNCLSNAKAQSANYPFCTIEPNVGVVNVPDERLSKLEELVKPERVVPATVEIVDIAGLVKGASKGEGLGNQFLGNIRETDAIIHVLRCFDNDNIVHVDGSVNPIRDKETIDIELQLKDLETTDKKLEKVKRASRTGNKEAQAEEAVLLKIKAGLEAGVSVRAIEIDDDARDEFVKPLQFITDKPVMYVCNVDEGAAVNGNEYVTKVREAVKEENAEVVVLAVGTEADITELDDYEERQMFLADIGLEEPGSAVLIRGAYKLLNQQTYFTAGVKEVRAWTVNIGATGPQAAGVIHTDFEKGFIRAEVIQYEDFVTYGSESKVREAGKLAVQGKEYIVKDGDVMHFLFNV, from the coding sequence ATGAAAGCTGGAATCGTAGGATTACCTAACGTAGGGAAGTCAACCCTTTTTAACTGTCTGTCTAATGCCAAAGCGCAAAGTGCAAACTACCCGTTTTGTACTATAGAACCTAACGTAGGTGTGGTAAATGTACCAGATGAACGTCTGTCAAAACTTGAAGAGCTTGTAAAGCCTGAGCGTGTAGTCCCTGCTACGGTAGAGATTGTAGATATCGCAGGTCTTGTAAAAGGAGCAAGTAAAGGAGAAGGACTAGGAAACCAATTTTTAGGTAACATACGTGAGACAGATGCCATTATACACGTACTACGTTGTTTTGACAATGATAACATTGTACACGTAGATGGAAGCGTAAATCCTATAAGAGATAAGGAAACGATAGATATCGAGCTGCAACTTAAAGATCTTGAGACTACAGATAAGAAGCTTGAAAAAGTAAAAAGAGCATCGCGCACAGGTAATAAAGAAGCGCAAGCAGAAGAGGCAGTGCTTTTAAAAATAAAAGCAGGACTAGAAGCAGGTGTGTCTGTACGAGCAATTGAGATTGATGATGATGCGAGAGACGAATTTGTAAAACCATTACAATTTATAACAGACAAGCCAGTGATGTACGTATGTAACGTAGATGAAGGCGCTGCGGTAAACGGGAATGAGTATGTAACAAAGGTACGTGAGGCTGTAAAAGAAGAAAATGCAGAGGTAGTGGTACTTGCGGTAGGTACAGAAGCAGATATTACAGAGCTAGATGATTATGAGGAGCGCCAGATGTTTCTTGCAGATATAGGTCTCGAAGAGCCAGGAAGCGCTGTTTTAATACGCGGAGCTTACAAGTTATTGAACCAGCAAACATACTTTACTGCAGGAGTAAAAGAAGTACGTGCATGGACGGTAAACATAGGAGCAACTGGGCCACAGGCTGCAGGAGTAATCCACACAGACTTTGAGAAAGGCTTTATACGTGCAGAGGTAATTCAATATGAAGATTTTGTGACCTATGGGAGCGAGTCAAAAGTACGCGAGGCTGGAAAGCTAGCAGTACAAGGAAAAGAATACATTGTTAAGGATGGAGATGTTATGCATTTCTTATTTAACGTATAA
- a CDS encoding alpha/beta hydrolase family protein → MKALFTLILGFLIALTSYSQEITGDWTGSVNFQGKKLDFAFHIQEENSALATTMDIPSQGLMAGKAATTTFTNDTLVATFPDFNIIYKGAFENDSFTGNIIQNNVPVALNLERGVITLNRPQQPKAPFNYTTKDLVFKNKEDDIELSGTLTLPNYIKNPPVAIIISGSGPQNRDGDMFGHQLYYVLADYLTSQGIAVFRYDERGVGASTGAFKTAGITEFTRDATAALEYLKKRSYLKESKFGFIGHSIGGIIAPQIAATNDDVDFTVMLAGPGIDGDQLMLSQKAALERLLNVPEAQIQQGLEIVGLAYEIIVNAPENHKDLKNEVNAALLNKLGPIVSAQQVASITNQITTPEIISLLRTRPSTYLNKIKTPILAMNGKKDFQVPYEENLEAIKEAFTSSNNERTRTVAFEGLNHLFQESTTGALTEYSEIEQTMAPRALALIAKWIKEETIR, encoded by the coding sequence ATGAAAGCTTTATTCACACTCATCCTAGGTTTTTTAATCGCGCTTACCTCCTACTCACAAGAAATTACAGGAGACTGGACAGGCAGCGTAAACTTTCAAGGAAAAAAGCTGGACTTTGCTTTTCACATTCAAGAAGAAAATAGCGCTCTTGCCACCACAATGGATATCCCAAGCCAAGGACTTATGGCGGGAAAAGCAGCAACTACTACGTTTACAAATGACACACTCGTCGCGACTTTTCCAGATTTCAATATCATTTACAAAGGTGCTTTTGAGAATGATAGCTTTACGGGTAATATTATCCAAAATAACGTTCCCGTAGCACTCAACCTCGAGCGTGGTGTGATTACACTAAACAGACCACAACAACCGAAGGCGCCCTTTAACTACACCACAAAAGATCTCGTTTTTAAAAATAAGGAGGACGATATCGAACTTAGCGGTACACTCACACTTCCTAATTATATAAAGAATCCTCCCGTAGCCATTATCATAAGTGGTAGCGGCCCGCAGAATAGAGATGGAGATATGTTTGGCCACCAGTTATACTACGTCCTTGCAGATTACCTTACAAGCCAAGGTATTGCGGTTTTTAGATACGACGAGCGTGGCGTGGGTGCATCTACAGGAGCTTTTAAAACTGCAGGTATCACCGAGTTTACGAGAGATGCAACGGCTGCACTTGAGTATCTTAAAAAACGTTCTTATCTCAAGGAGTCTAAATTTGGTTTTATAGGTCATAGCATCGGAGGGATTATCGCTCCGCAAATTGCGGCAACAAATGATGATGTAGATTTTACAGTCATGCTAGCAGGACCTGGAATAGATGGTGACCAACTCATGCTCTCACAAAAAGCAGCGCTAGAACGGTTACTTAATGTGCCAGAAGCTCAAATACAACAAGGACTAGAAATCGTGGGACTTGCTTATGAGATTATTGTAAATGCTCCAGAAAATCATAAAGATTTGAAAAACGAAGTAAATGCAGCTCTACTCAACAAACTTGGCCCTATTGTATCTGCACAGCAAGTAGCATCCATCACAAATCAAATCACCACTCCCGAAATTATAAGCCTACTGAGAACAAGACCTAGTACGTATCTCAATAAAATTAAGACTCCAATTCTCGCAATGAATGGCAAAAAGGATTTTCAAGTTCCTTATGAAGAGAATCTAGAAGCTATAAAAGAAGCTTTTACATCTAGTAATAATGAGCGTACAAGAACGGTAGCCTTTGAAGGGCTTAATCATCTCTTTCAAGAAAGCACCACTGGCGCGTTAACAGAATACTCAGAAATAGAGCAAACCATGGCTCCAAGAGCACTAGCTCTCATTGCAAAGTGGATTAAGGAAGAAACAATACGATAA
- a CDS encoding type I restriction-modification system subunit M, producing MAEDAKQQLEQQLWNIANTLRGKMDADDFRDYILGFIFYKYLSTKMDMYANRILEPDGLTFQQVEGHEQEAAYMEAIKDAALDKLGYFLLPSELFSELARRGNAGCKNQFILGDLAKVLTHIEQSTMGSESEEDFGNLFEDLDLTSSKLGKSENDKNELIVKVLSHLDEIDFDIANTESDLLGDAYEYLIGQFASGAGKKAGEFYTPQQVSNILAQLVTVGKDRLKSVYDPTCGSGSLLLRVAKQVKEVSAFYGQEMNPTTYNLCRMNMIMHDVHYKRFDIKNEDTLERPQHLDQRFEAIVANPPFSAKWSASPLFMSDDRFANYGKLAPSSKADFAFVQHMVHQLADNGTMAVVLPHGVLFRGGAEGHIRKYLIKDRNYLDAVIGLPANIFYGTSIPTCILVLKKERVHKDNILFIDGSQHFEKVKTQNYLREEDITKLIDTYKSYTSHPEPAEGSPATIDKYSYVATLSEIAENDYNLNIPRYVDTFEEEEAVDLTAVSKALKAIDTDMATTDTTIANFCKELGIDTPF from the coding sequence ATGGCCGAAGACGCTAAACAACAACTTGAACAACAACTCTGGAACATTGCAAACACCCTACGAGGGAAAATGGATGCAGACGACTTTAGAGACTACATATTAGGTTTTATATTTTATAAATATCTGAGTACAAAAATGGATATGTATGCAAACCGCATACTTGAACCAGACGGTCTCACCTTCCAGCAAGTAGAAGGTCATGAGCAAGAAGCTGCCTATATGGAAGCTATTAAAGATGCAGCGCTTGATAAACTTGGTTATTTCTTATTACCCTCAGAACTCTTTTCCGAGCTTGCACGTAGAGGAAACGCGGGTTGCAAAAACCAGTTTATCCTAGGTGACCTAGCAAAAGTGCTCACACACATAGAGCAAAGTACGATGGGGTCTGAGAGTGAGGAAGATTTTGGAAATCTCTTTGAAGATCTAGACTTAACGAGTTCAAAACTTGGAAAGTCAGAAAATGATAAAAACGAACTGATTGTAAAGGTACTCTCACATCTTGATGAGATAGATTTTGATATTGCAAATACAGAAAGTGACCTACTAGGTGATGCTTATGAATATCTCATAGGTCAGTTTGCCTCTGGTGCAGGTAAGAAGGCAGGCGAGTTTTATACTCCACAACAAGTATCAAACATCCTTGCACAACTAGTTACCGTAGGTAAAGACAGACTTAAATCTGTGTATGACCCTACCTGTGGGTCGGGTTCTTTGTTATTGCGCGTTGCAAAGCAGGTAAAAGAAGTAAGTGCATTTTACGGGCAAGAGATGAACCCTACTACCTATAACTTGTGCCGTATGAATATGATTATGCACGATGTGCATTACAAGCGGTTTGATATTAAGAATGAAGATACCCTAGAGCGACCACAACACCTAGACCAGCGTTTTGAAGCGATTGTGGCAAACCCACCATTTTCTGCCAAGTGGAGCGCAAGCCCCTTGTTTATGAGTGACGACCGTTTTGCAAACTATGGTAAACTAGCCCCTAGCTCTAAGGCAGATTTTGCCTTTGTGCAACACATGGTACACCAGCTAGCTGATAACGGTACCATGGCGGTAGTGTTACCACACGGCGTTCTTTTTAGAGGAGGAGCAGAAGGTCACATACGTAAGTACCTCATTAAAGACCGCAACTACCTAGATGCGGTGATAGGTTTACCGGCAAATATCTTTTACGGCACCAGTATCCCTACCTGTATTTTAGTGCTAAAAAAAGAGCGCGTTCATAAAGACAACATCTTATTTATAGATGGGAGTCAGCATTTTGAAAAGGTAAAAACGCAAAACTACTTGCGTGAGGAAGACATTACTAAACTTATAGACACCTATAAATCATACACCAGTCATCCTGAGCCTGCCGAAGGATCTCCCGCTACTATTGACAAGTATAGTTATGTAGCTACTTTAAGTGAAATAGCAGAAAACGACTATAACCTTAACATACCTCGCTATGTAGACACCTTTGAAGAGGAAGAAGCGGTAGACCTTACTGCAGTATCAAAAGCGCTTAAAGCGATAGACACAGACATGGCAACGACAGATACTACCATAGCAAATTTTTGTAAGGAACTAGGCATAGACACTCCTTTTTAA
- a CDS encoding restriction endonuclease subunit S, whose translation MSTTTIAENTEKSAAERRRSKLVPALRFKEFEENWTKKDFGTIVEKAKAKHNPKKSKEEYPCIEMESIAKESSILLEVFNSKDQLSIKNKFSKGEILFGKLRPNLKKYIIAPFDGVCSSEIWVLNGKELSNEFLFRLIQTNKFHSSTLVTSGSKMPRADWAYISSSIFPFPSLPEQQKIASFLSAVDKKIQQLTKKKALLEQYKKGVMQQLFSGQLRFKDENGNPYPDWEEKKMGDILAVRNEQAPKSEQYPLMAFIKHKGVAPKGDRYNREFLVNDGDGKKYKKTEYGDFIYSSNNLDTGSIGLNSYGSACISPVYSIFQIKELYDYQFISRFLVRKSFINKMLRFRQGVVYGQWKIHESAVLTIKEKIPCLEEQQKIATYLSSIDTKIESVHTQITQTQTFKKGLLQQMFV comes from the coding sequence ATGAGTACTACTACAATAGCTGAAAACACCGAAAAGAGCGCTGCTGAGCGAAGACGAAGTAAACTAGTGCCTGCATTAAGATTTAAGGAATTTGAAGAAAATTGGACTAAAAAAGACTTTGGTACAATTGTAGAAAAAGCTAAAGCTAAACACAACCCTAAAAAATCAAAAGAAGAATATCCTTGTATTGAAATGGAAAGTATTGCTAAAGAAAGCAGTATACTTTTGGAGGTGTTCAACTCAAAGGATCAATTAAGTATAAAGAATAAATTTAGTAAGGGAGAAATATTGTTTGGAAAACTACGTCCAAATCTCAAAAAGTATATCATAGCCCCATTTGACGGTGTATGTTCATCTGAAATTTGGGTTTTAAATGGTAAAGAATTGAGTAATGAGTTTTTATTCCGCTTGATTCAAACCAATAAATTTCACTCAAGTACGCTAGTTACATCAGGCTCTAAAATGCCAAGAGCGGATTGGGCTTACATTTCAAGTTCAATTTTTCCATTCCCATCCCTCCCCGAACAACAAAAAATAGCATCTTTTTTAAGTGCGGTAGATAAAAAAATACAGCAGCTCACCAAAAAGAAGGCATTGTTGGAGCAATACAAAAAAGGCGTAATGCAACAACTCTTCTCTGGCCAGTTGCGCTTCAAAGACGAAAACGGAAATCCCTACCCAGACTGGGAGGAGAAGAAAATGGGAGATATTTTGGCTGTTAGAAATGAACAAGCACCCAAAAGTGAACAATATCCATTAATGGCATTCATCAAACATAAGGGTGTAGCACCTAAGGGTGATAGATATAATCGAGAGTTTTTAGTTAACGATGGAGATGGGAAAAAGTATAAGAAAACAGAATATGGAGATTTTATTTATAGTTCGAACAACCTTGATACAGGCTCTATAGGTCTGAATAGTTATGGGTCGGCATGTATTTCACCTGTTTACAGTATTTTTCAGATTAAGGAATTATATGACTATCAATTTATTAGCAGGTTTTTAGTACGGAAAAGCTTCATTAATAAAATGCTCAGGTTTAGACAGGGTGTAGTATATGGGCAATGGAAAATTCACGAATCAGCTGTTTTAACAATTAAAGAAAAGATTCCTTGCCTTGAAGAACAACAAAAAATCGCTACCTACTTATCAAGTATTGATACTAAAATAGAGAGTGTACATACTCAAATAACCCAAACGCAAACGTTTAAAAAAGGGTTGTTGCAGCAAATGTTTGTTTAG
- a CDS encoding type I restriction endonuclease subunit R: protein MGHQSEAILENKLIKQLVGLGYTKVSIADGHALVANLKSQLEAFNNDSYTDKEFDTILNDLAKGNVFEKAKKLRDRFSFIRTSATGEAEETIYVRFFDSENWNNNLFQVTNQVTQEGSYKNRYDVTLLVNGLPLVQIELKRRGTEIKEAFNQINRYQLHSFWSNHGLFQYVQLFVISNGGNTKYLANNKLQSVKQTFFWADTNNKNITEIIDFASQFLNPNHLGKMIAKYIVINETHKIMMILRPYQYYAVEAIIKQVQTTTDNGYIWHTTGSGKTLTSFKASQILMEVPEVTKVVFVVDRKDLDYQTMKEFNAFKEGSVDTTNNTNSLVNQFLGTFKDKKGVPKDSDLIITTIQKLNNAISGHYRNKLEPIKNERYVFIFDECHRSQFGKTHNKITEFFTNSQLFGFTGTPIFADNASKNDLGKRTTKDLFGNCLHKYVITDAIKDENVLRFGIEYVGKYKNKSNAFFDIEVEDIDKREVFNDPKRLSKIADYIIARHSQKTFDKDYSSLFAVSSIDNAIKYYDIFQKKKEAGEHDLRIATIFTYGANEDSDFAIDALPDDEMLQAAEPASAYTLSHTRDKLESYIADYNAMYNTSFTTKDQQQFENYFKDISKRLKEREKITFDDEKDRLDIVIVVNMMLTGFDAKKVNTLYVDKNLKQHGLIQAFSRTNRTLGDQKSQGNILCFRNLKKATDDAITLFSNKDAIEVVTMPDYEAIAVKFDEALKNLRDITPTYQSVNDLASEEDEAAFVQAFRRLLRNMNVLQSYTAFEWDDLHISEKEFEDYKGKYLDLYDKVKRDTAKEKTSILDDIDFELELIHRDRINVAYILKLLAKLKDANTSEAQAQKKAIIDLLGGDIKLRSKRELIEKFINENLPHIKDEDAIEEEFEQYWQDQKVLALGKLCEEEHLDKAQFKALIDAYIYSGQEPIRDEVFKCLDNRPSILKAREIGERILEKMKEFVEVFIQGMTG from the coding sequence ATGGGGCATCAATCTGAAGCGATATTAGAAAATAAGCTCATCAAGCAATTAGTTGGCCTGGGGTACACTAAAGTGAGTATAGCTGATGGACATGCACTAGTTGCTAACTTAAAATCACAACTAGAAGCTTTCAATAATGATAGCTATACCGATAAAGAGTTTGATACGATTCTCAATGATTTAGCTAAAGGCAATGTATTTGAAAAGGCTAAAAAACTAAGAGACCGTTTTAGCTTCATACGTACTAGCGCAACTGGAGAAGCAGAAGAAACTATCTACGTTCGCTTTTTTGATTCGGAAAACTGGAATAACAACCTTTTTCAAGTAACTAATCAAGTTACACAAGAAGGTTCATATAAAAATAGGTATGACGTTACTCTCCTTGTAAATGGTTTACCTCTAGTTCAAATAGAACTCAAACGCAGAGGGACTGAGATAAAGGAAGCTTTTAATCAAATAAATCGCTATCAACTACATTCGTTTTGGAGCAATCATGGCTTATTTCAATATGTCCAGCTTTTCGTTATTAGTAATGGAGGCAACACCAAGTATTTAGCCAATAATAAACTGCAATCAGTAAAACAAACGTTCTTTTGGGCAGATACTAACAATAAAAATATTACCGAAATTATTGATTTTGCTTCTCAATTCTTAAACCCAAATCATTTGGGTAAAATGATAGCAAAGTATATCGTAATTAATGAGACGCATAAAATAATGATGATATTGCGTCCGTATCAATACTATGCTGTTGAGGCCATTATTAAACAAGTTCAAACCACAACAGATAACGGTTACATCTGGCACACTACCGGTTCTGGAAAAACGCTTACCTCCTTTAAAGCTAGCCAGATCTTAATGGAAGTTCCAGAAGTGACTAAAGTAGTGTTTGTAGTAGATCGTAAAGATCTGGATTATCAAACCATGAAGGAGTTTAATGCCTTTAAAGAAGGTAGCGTAGACACCACAAATAATACCAATAGTTTAGTAAATCAATTCTTAGGCACCTTTAAAGATAAAAAGGGTGTTCCTAAAGATTCAGATTTAATTATTACGACCATTCAGAAATTAAATAATGCAATCTCTGGGCACTATCGTAATAAATTGGAGCCTATAAAAAATGAGCGTTACGTATTTATATTTGATGAGTGTCACCGTTCGCAGTTTGGCAAAACTCATAATAAAATAACCGAGTTCTTTACCAATAGTCAACTCTTTGGTTTTACGGGAACGCCGATTTTCGCAGATAATGCGTCAAAAAATGACTTAGGTAAGCGCACAACCAAAGATTTATTTGGAAATTGTTTACACAAGTACGTGATTACAGACGCGATTAAAGACGAGAATGTTCTTCGCTTTGGGATTGAATATGTAGGTAAATACAAAAACAAGAGTAATGCCTTTTTTGATATTGAAGTCGAAGACATTGATAAAAGAGAGGTCTTTAATGACCCCAAACGACTTTCAAAAATTGCAGATTACATCATTGCTCGACATTCACAAAAAACTTTTGATAAAGACTACTCTAGTCTATTTGCTGTAAGTAGTATTGATAATGCTATTAAGTATTATGACATCTTCCAGAAAAAGAAAGAAGCTGGAGAACACGATTTGCGCATTGCTACGATATTTACGTATGGTGCAAATGAAGATAGTGACTTTGCTATAGATGCACTCCCAGACGATGAAATGTTGCAAGCTGCAGAACCTGCTTCTGCTTATACATTAAGCCATACAAGAGATAAATTAGAAAGCTACATTGCAGATTACAATGCAATGTACAACACGAGTTTTACTACTAAAGACCAACAACAGTTTGAAAACTATTTTAAGGACATTAGTAAGCGACTAAAAGAACGTGAGAAAATCACCTTTGATGACGAAAAAGATAGACTTGATATCGTTATTGTGGTAAACATGATGTTAACTGGTTTTGATGCGAAAAAGGTAAACACGCTCTACGTTGATAAAAATCTAAAACAACACGGCTTAATACAAGCGTTCTCTCGCACGAATAGAACTTTAGGAGATCAGAAGTCACAAGGAAACATATTGTGCTTCCGTAACCTTAAAAAAGCGACAGATGATGCTATTACTCTATTCTCAAACAAAGATGCCATAGAAGTAGTTACTATGCCAGATTATGAGGCAATCGCAGTCAAGTTTGACGAAGCATTAAAAAATCTAAGAGATATTACTCCAACATATCAAAGTGTAAATGATTTGGCTAGTGAAGAAGACGAGGCCGCCTTCGTACAAGCCTTTAGGAGATTGCTTAGAAACATGAATGTGTTGCAATCTTATACAGCTTTTGAGTGGGATGATTTACATATAAGCGAGAAAGAGTTTGAAGATTATAAAGGCAAGTATTTAGATTTATATGATAAGGTAAAGCGTGATACAGCCAAGGAAAAGACATCTATCCTTGATGATATTGATTTTGAATTAGAATTAATACACAGAGATAGAATTAATGTTGCTTATATATTAAAACTACTCGCTAAACTCAAAGACGCAAATACAAGCGAAGCTCAGGCGCAGAAAAAAGCAATTATTGATTTACTAGGTGGAGATATTAAGCTTCGCAGTAAACGCGAACTCATTGAGAAATTCATCAATGAAAATCTTCCTCACATAAAAGATGAAGATGCCATTGAAGAAGAGTTTGAGCAGTACTGGCAAGATCAAAAAGTATTGGCTTTAGGAAAGCTCTGTGAAGAAGAACATTTAGATAAAGCACAGTTTAAGGCTTTAATTGACGCATACATCTATAGCGGTCAAGAACCCATAAGAGATGAAGTTTTTAAATGTCTAGATAATCGTCCAAGTATTTTAAAAGCCAGGGAAATAGGAGAACGAATACTAGAGAAGATGAAAGAATTTGTAGAGGTATTTATACAAGGGATGACAGGGTAA